In the Clostridium sporogenes genome, one interval contains:
- a CDS encoding sulfite exporter TauE/SafE family protein, whose translation MIVKIVFGILLFLTLYFAFIFFKDFVDNSKKGNLEEISFWKAGVVGFIANFFDTLGIGSFAPLTAMLRFLKLTEDRVLPGTLNVSCTIPVVTEALIFITVIKVEPVTLFAMLISATVGAVVGAGIVSKFDEKKVQLGMGIALMIVACLMLASQLKLMPVGGTAIGLTGIKLVIAVISNFFLGALMTLGIGLYAPCMALVFALGMSPKVAFPIMMGSCAYLMPAASVKFVKEGAYNRKASMAITVFGIIAVLIAAYIVKELPLNVLTWLVIVVIVYTSITMFKSYSKSKV comes from the coding sequence TGTTGTTTTTAACTCTTTACTTTGCATTTATATTTTTTAAGGATTTTGTAGACAACTCAAAAAAAGGCAATTTAGAAGAGATAAGCTTTTGGAAGGCTGGGGTAGTAGGATTTATAGCTAATTTTTTTGATACCTTAGGAATAGGGAGTTTTGCACCATTGACTGCTATGCTTAGATTTTTAAAATTAACAGAGGACAGGGTATTACCAGGAACTTTAAATGTTTCTTGTACAATTCCAGTTGTAACAGAAGCACTTATATTTATAACTGTTATAAAAGTAGAGCCTGTAACTTTATTTGCAATGTTAATATCAGCTACAGTTGGAGCTGTAGTAGGGGCTGGAATAGTTTCAAAATTTGATGAGAAAAAGGTTCAGCTAGGGATGGGAATTGCTTTAATGATAGTTGCATGTTTGATGCTTGCAAGCCAATTAAAATTAATGCCAGTGGGTGGAACAGCTATAGGACTTACTGGAATTAAATTGGTAATAGCTGTAATATCTAATTTTTTCTTAGGAGCTTTAATGACATTAGGGATAGGGCTGTATGCACCATGTATGGCTTTAGTATTTGCTCTTGGAATGAGTCCTAAAGTTGCATTCCCAATAATGATGGGATCTTGTGCATATCTAATGCCAGCAGCATCAGTGAAATTTGTAAAAGAGGGAGCATATAATAGAAAGGCTTCTATGGCTATAACTGTATTTGGTATTATAGCTGTGTTAATAGCAGCCTATATAGTTAAAGAGTTACCATTAAATGTATTAACATGGTTAGTTATAGTAGTTATCGTATATACCTCTATTACTATGTTTAA